A single region of the Salicibibacter cibi genome encodes:
- a CDS encoding winged helix-turn-helix domain-containing protein, giving the protein MSTVLAHIDLEADQIFSKETKGEMFCEKQFYICKYLLLNANQILTNEQIYMKVWKEPFFENDKVLAVHIR; this is encoded by the coding sequence ATGTCAACTGTTCTCGCGCACATTGACTTGGAAGCGGATCAAATTTTTAGTAAGGAGACGAAAGGAGAGATGTTTTGTGAAAAGCAATTTTATATATGTAAATACTTGTTGTTAAATGCTAATCAAATTTTGACGAATGAACAAATATATATGAAAGTATGGAAAGAACCATTTTTTGAAAATGACAAAGTGTTGGCTGTGCACATTCGTTAA
- a CDS encoding MFS transporter → MSDISRKDEAPRATWREWWGLGVLTLAVFMLSTDMTVLFLAMPSIAADLAPGATQMLWMIHIGELLAVGFALTMGRLGDSIGRRRLLVIGISVYGLASIIAAFSTEAWMLIATRALLGVATATVMPSTMSLLRNMFFDPKQFSVAIAINLSAFSAGMALGPPMGGLLLDHFWWGAVFLINVPVAIGLLAASPILPEFRNKDSKRMDVVSVLLSSLALVTLIFGLQEMANDGFNMLYAGSVVIGIVLGILFIKRQMNSEDPLLDLRMFRIPVFRFSLIAVTVVIFVMTGADMLFAQHLQAVVGLTPTEAGLLLIIPAILSMVGTLIAPVLTKWLRPAYAMVSGIIVAAVGSLLIVLTVHDAGALILVTGVSLIGFGTGPAVTIASEQIISIVPQERAGTASAMSDVSNGLGGVLSIAFIGSLGMLAYRWSLMDAIPVGVPSEIAHSAMENVGTAVAVSDRFPEMLPAIQSSFTVALQAVYGIATIGLFVLMIIIVWKLRHVRQEGTASAEKKEIV, encoded by the coding sequence ATGAGTGATATAAGTAGAAAGGATGAAGCCCCCAGAGCAACATGGCGCGAGTGGTGGGGGTTAGGAGTTTTGACGTTGGCGGTTTTCATGCTCTCTACAGATATGACCGTTCTGTTTCTGGCCATGCCTTCTATCGCGGCCGACTTAGCACCGGGTGCCACACAAATGCTTTGGATGATTCACATTGGTGAATTGCTGGCAGTAGGATTTGCGCTAACGATGGGACGTCTAGGCGATAGCATCGGGAGGAGACGTCTACTCGTCATTGGGATATCGGTATATGGATTAGCTTCTATTATTGCGGCATTTTCGACAGAAGCCTGGATGCTGATCGCGACCCGTGCCCTTCTTGGTGTGGCAACTGCAACAGTGATGCCGTCTACGATGTCATTATTGCGGAATATGTTTTTCGATCCGAAGCAATTTTCTGTGGCTATTGCCATTAATCTCAGCGCATTCTCTGCAGGTATGGCCTTAGGACCTCCAATGGGCGGCTTACTCTTGGATCATTTTTGGTGGGGAGCCGTATTTCTCATCAATGTTCCGGTTGCCATTGGATTGTTAGCAGCATCACCTATTCTTCCTGAGTTTCGCAATAAGGATTCAAAACGTATGGATGTTGTCAGTGTCCTGTTGTCTTCGTTGGCATTGGTAACATTGATTTTCGGTTTACAGGAAATGGCTAATGATGGTTTTAACATGCTCTACGCTGGATCTGTAGTGATTGGTATAGTGCTCGGAATTCTGTTCATTAAGCGACAGATGAATTCGGAAGACCCATTGTTGGATTTGCGCATGTTTCGAATTCCCGTCTTTCGTTTTTCATTGATTGCTGTAACGGTCGTAATATTCGTAATGACTGGGGCAGATATGCTTTTTGCCCAACATTTACAAGCCGTTGTTGGACTCACTCCGACAGAGGCAGGGCTCCTACTGATCATCCCTGCGATTTTGTCGATGGTCGGCACTTTAATCGCCCCGGTACTTACAAAGTGGTTGCGTCCGGCATACGCCATGGTGTCCGGCATTATCGTTGCAGCAGTCGGTTCATTACTGATTGTCTTAACGGTTCATGATGCGGGAGCACTGATCCTGGTTACCGGCGTATCACTTATTGGATTTGGTACAGGACCTGCGGTGACCATTGCCAGTGAACAAATTATCTCCATTGTTCCGCAAGAACGTGCCGGTACTGCTTCAGCGATGTCCGATGTCAGCAATGGACTTGGAGGTGTATTGAGCATTGCATTCATTGGGAGTCTTGGAATGCTGGCTTACCGTTGGTCACTAATGGATGCGATTCCTGTCGGAGTGCCATCAGAAATAGCACATTCGGCCATGGAAAACGTTGGTACTGCCGTTGCAGTATCAGATAGGTTCCCGGAAATGCTTCCAGCCATACAGTCTTCATTTACAGTTGCGCTTCAAGCTGTATATGGAATAGCCACCATCGGTTTGTTTGTCTTAATGATCATCATCGTATGGAAACTCAGACATGTAAGACAAGAAGGTACAGCATCTGCTGAAAAGAAGGAAATCGTGTAA
- a CDS encoding NADPH-dependent FMN reductase — MKTVNIGIILGSTRPGRVSPQVGHWVKEVADQRGDANYEIVDTSDYKLPLEGTGQEPGFIAWSEKLTSLDGFVFIVPEYNHSIPAVLKHALDSAHDEWSNKAAGIVSYGSTGGARAAEHLRGILGELKVADVRKHPTLSIFTDFEDFTVFKPAELHMNNVHVMLDETIAWSGVLKTLR, encoded by the coding sequence ATGAAAACAGTAAACATTGGCATTATTTTAGGAAGTACACGTCCAGGACGTGTTAGTCCACAAGTAGGGCATTGGGTCAAGGAAGTCGCTGATCAACGAGGAGATGCAAACTATGAGATCGTAGATACTTCTGACTATAAACTTCCCTTGGAAGGCACGGGTCAAGAACCGGGATTCATCGCTTGGTCAGAGAAGCTCACTAGTTTAGATGGCTTTGTGTTTATTGTTCCGGAGTACAATCACAGCATTCCGGCTGTATTAAAACATGCCCTGGATTCCGCGCACGATGAGTGGAGCAATAAAGCAGCCGGAATCGTCAGTTACGGATCAACAGGTGGCGCCCGTGCAGCTGAACATTTACGCGGCATCTTAGGAGAATTGAAAGTTGCGGACGTCCGCAAACACCCAACATTATCGATATTCACTGATTTTGAGGATTTTACAGTATTTAAGCCGGCTGAATTACACATGAACAATGTTCATGTCATGTTGGATGAAACGATCGCGTGGAGCGGGGTACTAAAAACTTTACGATAA
- a CDS encoding response regulator, protein MLKVLLVDDHLVVLKGLRFFLQTRPEIDIVGEAQDGEEALQKVEEFQPDIVLMDVIMPKMDGIEATKRIKADDPNVKVIILTSSSDKDHVLPAIRAGASGYQLKDVDPSLLEEAMIAVMGGETSLHPQVSNQLMTHVAKADEHDGRFHALTPRERDILKHITYGQSNREMAAELHITEKTVKTHMTSILGKMEVQDRTQAAIHALKHRWFET, encoded by the coding sequence ATTTTGAAAGTATTGCTCGTTGATGATCATCTCGTCGTATTAAAAGGTTTGCGTTTCTTTTTGCAAACCCGGCCTGAGATCGACATTGTTGGCGAAGCTCAGGATGGGGAAGAAGCATTGCAGAAAGTGGAGGAATTTCAGCCGGATATTGTGTTAATGGATGTGATCATGCCGAAGATGGATGGCATCGAGGCAACCAAACGCATAAAAGCGGATGATCCAAACGTGAAGGTAATCATTCTCACCAGTTCCTCCGATAAGGATCATGTCTTACCCGCGATTCGTGCAGGTGCCAGTGGCTATCAACTCAAAGATGTGGATCCAAGCCTTTTGGAGGAAGCAATGATTGCTGTCATGGGCGGAGAAACCAGTCTTCACCCGCAAGTATCGAACCAGTTAATGACCCATGTCGCTAAAGCAGATGAACACGATGGCCGTTTTCATGCTTTAACTCCAAGAGAACGCGATATCCTGAAACATATCACTTACGGGCAGAGCAACAGGGAAATGGCCGCTGAACTTCATATCACCGAAAAAACCGTGAAAACACACATGACGAGCATCCTTGGAAAAATGGAGGTGCAAGATCGCACGCAAGCAGCGATCCATGCGTTAAAGCACCGATGGTTTGAAACATAA
- a CDS encoding GAF domain-containing sensor histidine kinase: protein MPTHPSKYQKALQIQREISETLNKSTDLQEMLQLSLERLLDLMELETGWIFLTEDETSYELISSQHLPPALENNREQLMYCNEGYTDCACLQLYWEGYMNQAVNHVKCARLEEATDNDMGETRGLTHHASIPLTIRGKKIGLLNLASPGRRRFHEDDLVLLETVAYQIGAAVERTRLHLQQTEEEVHAIAHYLVDAYANAEKINRQIGNILNRSELFHKFMQELHDHLPAWTNAAIITMEQGRLTAQFCLDHHGPKEVFDVEQAINLDQPDIVRQAYIQQHMIQGHEQPLHFVSLKDHAPLYSIALPLFMPERPEEMFGVLLLSRSAVLCGHLEIGMLEVLANHLSMGIERLRLHQEWEALLVDKERNRLARDLHDSVNQKLFALSLTSRGLQGLIDEKEHTTMEAVLELQQLSKEALTDMRGLIWQRRPGHLDQGLISSLTEYAQKIGVELSIEAPDDLDLKQSCQEALWRIGQEALNNIHKHAGTSKATIIMQLDPYDFTMRVMDEGNGGAIEKRQSLGLRSMKERAEELQGFFHMNSKKGEGTTITVRVPVHK, encoded by the coding sequence ATGCCGACCCATCCATCAAAGTATCAAAAAGCGTTACAAATCCAACGAGAAATTTCTGAAACATTGAACAAAAGTACCGATCTTCAGGAAATGTTGCAATTATCGTTGGAACGTTTGCTCGATTTAATGGAATTGGAAACCGGGTGGATTTTTTTAACGGAAGATGAGACATCTTATGAACTGATCTCTTCCCAACATCTTCCCCCTGCTTTGGAAAACAATCGGGAACAACTTATGTATTGTAATGAGGGTTACACAGATTGTGCTTGCTTGCAGCTTTATTGGGAGGGGTATATGAATCAGGCGGTCAATCATGTTAAGTGCGCTCGCCTTGAAGAAGCCACTGATAACGACATGGGTGAAACACGGGGGCTTACTCATCATGCCAGCATTCCGCTAACGATTCGTGGAAAGAAAATCGGCTTACTTAACTTAGCATCACCTGGGCGCCGCCGTTTTCATGAAGATGATCTCGTTCTTCTGGAAACCGTCGCTTACCAAATAGGGGCAGCAGTGGAGCGAACGCGTTTGCATTTACAACAGACAGAAGAAGAAGTCCATGCTATTGCGCATTACCTTGTGGATGCTTATGCCAATGCGGAAAAAATCAATCGGCAAATTGGCAACATTCTTAATCGTTCTGAATTGTTTCATAAATTCATGCAGGAGCTGCACGATCATTTGCCTGCTTGGACAAATGCCGCGATCATTACGATGGAACAAGGGAGATTAACCGCCCAATTCTGTTTAGATCATCACGGTCCAAAAGAAGTTTTTGATGTTGAACAAGCGATCAATCTTGACCAACCGGACATCGTTCGGCAAGCGTATATCCAACAACACATGATTCAAGGCCATGAACAACCGTTGCATTTTGTATCTTTAAAAGACCACGCACCCCTTTACTCTATTGCTCTCCCCTTGTTCATGCCTGAAAGACCCGAGGAAATGTTCGGTGTGTTATTGCTTAGTCGAAGCGCTGTATTATGTGGTCATCTGGAAATAGGGATGCTGGAAGTGCTTGCCAACCACCTTTCCATGGGCATCGAACGCCTTCGCCTACATCAAGAATGGGAAGCGTTGCTCGTTGATAAGGAACGAAATCGACTCGCCCGGGATTTACATGATTCAGTTAATCAAAAATTGTTTGCCCTTTCATTAACATCACGAGGACTTCAAGGGCTCATTGATGAGAAAGAGCATACGACCATGGAAGCTGTCCTGGAACTTCAACAACTTTCGAAAGAAGCATTGACGGACATGCGTGGCTTGATCTGGCAACGACGTCCCGGTCATCTCGATCAAGGACTTATATCTTCACTTACCGAATACGCGCAAAAAATTGGCGTAGAGCTATCCATCGAAGCTCCGGATGATTTAGATTTGAAGCAATCATGCCAAGAAGCATTATGGCGAATCGGGCAAGAAGCATTGAATAATATTCACAAACATGCCGGGACATCAAAAGCGACGATCATCATGCAATTGGATCCGTACGATTTTACGATGCGCGTGATGGATGAAGGTAACGGGGGTGCCATTGAGAAGCGACAATCCCTCGGGCTTAGGAGCATGAAAGAACGAGCCGAAGAACTTCAAGGTTTCTTCCACATGAATAGCAAAAAAGGAGAGGGCACGACCATTACGGTCCGTGTTCCTGTTCATAAATAA